A region from the Ralstonia pickettii genome encodes:
- a CDS encoding DUF1365 domain-containing protein has product MNGDAQLLVGQVMHRRLRPVAHRFVYPVFAVRVKLSALGRLTGTWFGVDCWRPLSLRMRDYGPRDGSDLLAWIRSMLSSAGLPADGEVWLQTFPRIAGWMFNPVSFWYCHDAAGTLRAVLAEVNNTFGQHHQYLLCAQDGGAIDAHTLLTCRKQLHVSPFCRVEGGYRFRFAETAATALVRIDYHDREGALLHTAIGGRLQPFDAAHLRRALLRQPLLALQVIGRIHWQALRLWLKGVPFFGRNAHDRTSPENSR; this is encoded by the coding sequence ATGAACGGTGACGCGCAGCTTCTGGTCGGCCAGGTCATGCACCGCCGCCTGCGGCCGGTGGCGCATCGCTTCGTCTACCCGGTGTTTGCCGTGCGCGTGAAGCTCTCGGCACTGGGGCGCCTGACGGGCACGTGGTTTGGCGTGGACTGCTGGCGGCCGCTGTCTTTGCGCATGCGCGACTACGGCCCGCGAGACGGTTCTGACCTGCTCGCCTGGATACGTAGCATGCTGAGCAGCGCGGGCCTGCCTGCCGATGGCGAGGTCTGGCTGCAGACCTTTCCGCGCATTGCCGGCTGGATGTTCAACCCTGTCTCGTTCTGGTACTGCCACGACGCAGCCGGCACGCTGCGCGCCGTTTTGGCCGAGGTCAACAACACCTTCGGCCAGCACCATCAGTACCTGCTCTGTGCGCAGGACGGCGGGGCCATCGATGCGCACACCCTGCTGACGTGCCGCAAGCAACTGCATGTGTCGCCCTTCTGCAGGGTCGAGGGCGGTTACCGGTTCCGTTTTGCCGAGACCGCGGCAACGGCGCTGGTGCGTATTGACTATCACGACCGAGAGGGCGCCTTGCTGCACACCGCCATCGGTGGCCGGCTCCAGCCTTTCGACGCCGCACACCTGCGACGCGCGCTGTTGCGGCAGCCGCTGCTTGCGCTGCAAGTCATTGGTCGCATCCATTGGCAGGCCCTGCGCCTGTGGCTCAAGGGCGTGCCGTTCTTTGGCCGCAATGCCCACGACAGAACTTCTCCGGAGAATTCCCGATGA
- a CDS encoding SAM-dependent methyltransferase, whose protein sequence is MTASRSLSWVPPHVPAAGRLFLALAGRLRHGFLHLVTPDGDVQIGDAASPLVADLRITDWRACGRILRSGDVGFAEAYRDGWVDSANLTNLLRLAIVNAATLDQAIFGHALARSVLRIRHLLRRNSRRGSRRNIHLHYDLGNDFYRLWLDEGMAYSSAWFNGNLRHGLAEAQTAKYRRVCDLLRVEPGMDVLEIGCGWGGLMEMACARGAHVHGITLSEEQRRYTAERLADEPRARVELRDYRDLDGAYDAIASIEMFEAVGEAYWPSYFRTLVRCLRHGGRALVQSITIDEAHFERYRAGTDFIQQFIFPGGMLPSRERFIKLAEQHGLRVVDRLDFGRDYAETLRRWNQRFEARLDAVRALGFDEPFIRIWRLYFAYCEAGFDEGRIGVSQFLLERG, encoded by the coding sequence ATGACAGCCTCGCGCTCCCTCTCCTGGGTGCCGCCTCATGTTCCTGCGGCCGGCCGGCTGTTCCTGGCATTGGCCGGCCGGTTGCGGCACGGCTTCCTTCACCTTGTCACGCCCGATGGCGATGTGCAGATCGGTGATGCCGCGTCGCCGCTGGTGGCGGACCTGCGCATTACCGACTGGCGTGCATGCGGGCGCATCCTGCGCAGCGGTGACGTGGGTTTTGCGGAGGCATACCGAGACGGATGGGTCGACTCGGCCAACCTCACCAACCTGCTGCGGCTGGCCATCGTCAATGCCGCCACGCTCGACCAGGCGATCTTCGGGCATGCGCTGGCGCGCTCCGTCCTTCGGATCCGCCATCTGCTCCGCCGGAACAGCCGTCGCGGCAGTCGCCGCAATATCCACTTGCATTACGACCTCGGCAACGATTTCTACCGGCTGTGGCTGGACGAGGGCATGGCGTATTCGTCTGCGTGGTTCAACGGCAATCTGCGGCACGGGCTTGCGGAAGCGCAAACCGCCAAATACCGGCGCGTGTGCGATCTGCTGAGGGTAGAGCCAGGCATGGACGTGCTGGAAATCGGCTGCGGATGGGGCGGCCTGATGGAGATGGCCTGCGCGCGCGGTGCGCATGTGCACGGCATCACGCTCTCGGAAGAACAGCGCCGCTACACGGCAGAGCGCCTGGCCGACGAGCCCCGGGCGCGCGTTGAACTGCGCGACTATCGGGACCTGGACGGCGCATACGACGCCATCGCCTCCATCGAGATGTTCGAGGCGGTGGGCGAGGCTTACTGGCCAAGCTACTTCCGGACGCTGGTGCGCTGTCTGCGGCATGGCGGCCGCGCCCTGGTGCAGAGCATCACCATCGACGAGGCGCATTTCGAGCGCTACCGCGCCGGCACCGATTTCATCCAGCAGTTCATCTTCCCCGGCGGCATGCTGCCCAGCCGCGAGCGCTTCATCAAGCTGGCGGAGCAGCATGGCTTGCGTGTGGTCGACCGCCTCGACTTCGGCCGCGACTACGCAGAGACCCTGCGTCGGTGGAACCAGCGTTTCGAGGCCCGGCTCGATGCTGTGCGGGCACTCGGATTCGACGAGCCCTTCATCCGCATCTGGCGCCTGTATTTCGCCTATTGCGAGGCCGGCTTTGACGAGGGCCGGATCGGCGTGTCGCAGTTTCTGCTGGAGCGGGGGTGA
- the folE gene encoding GTP cyclohydrolase I — protein sequence MKLTLDPPGFAGAAGSVPLSVRIRERLMSAGHRFHANDNIAAYLRDGELDLLQAEVEERLQGVLRALVIDVEQDHNSRETARRVAKMFVREVFAGRYVDAPEVTAFPNAERLNELMVVGPLRVRSACSHHLCPVMGRAWVGVMPNKDSQLIGLSKYARLIDWVMSRPQIQEEAIKQIADLLEDRMAPDGLAVVLEAEHYCMHWRGTKDDESRMVSSVMRGVFLSDPSLRREFLALLPGRNGG from the coding sequence ATGAAACTGACTTTGGATCCGCCCGGGTTTGCCGGGGCGGCTGGCAGCGTGCCGCTCTCTGTCCGGATTCGGGAGCGGTTGATGAGCGCCGGCCACCGCTTTCACGCCAATGACAACATTGCCGCCTACCTGCGCGACGGCGAGCTCGACCTGCTCCAGGCCGAGGTCGAGGAGCGCCTGCAGGGCGTGCTGCGCGCGCTGGTCATCGACGTGGAGCAAGACCACAACAGTCGGGAGACGGCGCGCCGCGTCGCCAAGATGTTCGTGCGCGAGGTATTTGCCGGGCGCTATGTCGACGCCCCCGAAGTGACTGCATTTCCGAATGCAGAGCGGCTCAACGAACTCATGGTGGTGGGGCCGTTGCGCGTGCGCAGTGCCTGCTCACACCACCTGTGCCCGGTCATGGGGCGTGCATGGGTGGGTGTCATGCCGAACAAGGACTCCCAGTTGATCGGACTGTCCAAGTACGCCCGGCTGATCGATTGGGTCATGAGCCGCCCGCAGATCCAGGAAGAAGCCATCAAGCAGATTGCCGATCTGCTGGAAGACCGCATGGCGCCCGACGGCCTGGCGGTCGTGCTGGAAGCCGAGCACTACTGCATGCACTGGCGCGGCACGAAGGACGACGAGTCGCGCATGGTGAGCAGCGTGATGCGCGGCGTGTTTCTGTCCGATCCCAGCCTGCGGCGCGAGTTTCTTGCGCTGCTGCCCGGCCGTAACGGCGGATGA
- a CDS encoding MerR family transcriptional regulator has translation METHVPHEDNAAPMYRSGTAARMAKMPVSTLRVWEQRYGVISPAKSESGQRLYSSEDVKRLVLLRSLVNQGHAIGAIAHADSAELQQLLETSAAAETPVPAPSSTAISLAVCGTVLAERVRRRKATLASLGIEPVIALPALDGEAPLEQLPHADALIVEAASLHPETAEALLAAARRSGASAVGVIYSFGTVRATDMLRAAGVRLYREPNAHGELDQVLQELAQLVRVDAVYGKLEPLRRNARRFSDRQLEIFANASQTIACECPRHLVGLIRQLDAFERFSDGCAVRSALDEQLHRHLGDVANRARLMLEDAMEFAIRAETLNPPAG, from the coding sequence ATGGAGACGCACGTGCCACACGAAGACAACGCGGCGCCAATGTACCGAAGCGGAACCGCCGCCCGCATGGCCAAGATGCCTGTGTCCACCCTACGGGTGTGGGAGCAGCGCTATGGCGTGATTTCGCCGGCCAAATCCGAGTCTGGTCAGCGCTTGTATTCGAGCGAGGACGTCAAGCGCCTCGTGCTGCTGCGTTCCCTGGTCAATCAGGGGCACGCGATTGGCGCCATTGCGCATGCCGACAGCGCCGAACTCCAGCAGTTGCTGGAGACCTCCGCGGCAGCTGAAACGCCGGTGCCTGCACCATCCAGCACCGCCATTTCGCTCGCCGTCTGTGGGACCGTGCTGGCGGAGCGTGTCCGGCGCAGGAAGGCCACGCTGGCGTCGCTCGGGATCGAGCCGGTCATCGCGCTGCCCGCCCTCGACGGCGAGGCACCGCTCGAGCAGCTGCCCCACGCAGATGCGCTGATCGTGGAGGCCGCGTCCCTGCATCCGGAGACGGCGGAAGCACTTCTGGCAGCAGCGCGCCGGTCCGGCGCCAGCGCCGTGGGCGTGATCTACAGCTTCGGCACCGTTCGCGCCACCGACATGCTGCGCGCGGCCGGCGTGCGGCTGTATCGGGAACCCAATGCGCATGGAGAACTGGACCAGGTGCTGCAAGAACTGGCACAGCTCGTCCGCGTCGACGCGGTCTACGGAAAGCTCGAACCGCTGCGGCGCAATGCCCGCCGGTTTTCAGACCGCCAGCTGGAAATTTTCGCAAACGCATCGCAGACGATTGCCTGCGAGTGCCCACGGCATCTTGTCGGGCTGATCCGCCAGCTCGACGCATTCGAGCGTTTCAGCGACGGCTGCGCGGTGCGGTCGGCGCTCGATGAACAACTGCACCGCCATCTAGGGGACGTCGCCAACCGCGCGCGGCTGATGCTCGAAGACGCGATGGAATTCGCCATCCGGGCCGAGACGCTGAATCCACCTGCGGGTTAG
- a CDS encoding TRAP transporter substrate-binding protein: MKRSTTIARTSLLFAALLSAFASGAAQARTFRVADVHGDTYPTNMAVKFMGEEIKKATDGKDSVKVFGNSALGSEKDTIDQVRIGAIDMVRANGAAFNEIVPESVIPSLPFLFRDIEHFRKVMYGPVGQKILDAFAAKGFIALTFYESGARSIYAKKAIHTPADMKGVKIRVQPSDLMVDEIKAMGGTPTPMPFSEVYTGLKTGLVDAAENNIPSYEETKHFEVAQIYSETQHAMTPEVLVFSKKIWDTLTPQEQAAIRKAAADSVPYYVKLWTAREQAATATVTKGNATIVPASQVDRAAFVKAMQPLWTKYETTPQMKDIVNAIVATK, encoded by the coding sequence ATGAAACGCTCTACCACAATCGCTCGTACGTCCCTGCTGTTCGCTGCGCTGCTGTCCGCCTTCGCAAGCGGCGCAGCGCAGGCGCGCACCTTCCGTGTCGCCGACGTGCATGGCGACACCTATCCGACCAACATGGCCGTCAAGTTCATGGGCGAGGAAATCAAGAAGGCCACCGACGGCAAGGATTCCGTCAAGGTCTTCGGCAACAGCGCGCTGGGGTCAGAGAAAGACACCATCGATCAGGTGCGCATCGGTGCGATCGACATGGTGCGTGCCAACGGCGCTGCCTTCAACGAGATCGTCCCGGAGTCGGTCATCCCCTCGTTGCCGTTCCTGTTCCGCGATATCGAGCACTTCCGCAAGGTGATGTACGGCCCGGTCGGCCAGAAGATTCTCGATGCATTTGCCGCCAAGGGCTTCATCGCGCTGACGTTCTACGAGAGCGGTGCACGCTCGATCTACGCCAAAAAGGCCATCCATACGCCGGCCGACATGAAGGGCGTGAAGATCCGGGTGCAGCCGTCGGACCTGATGGTGGACGAGATCAAGGCCATGGGGGGCACACCCACGCCGATGCCGTTCAGCGAGGTCTACACCGGCCTGAAGACGGGCCTGGTGGATGCGGCGGAAAACAACATCCCGTCGTATGAGGAAACCAAGCACTTTGAAGTCGCGCAGATCTACTCCGAAACGCAGCATGCGATGACGCCGGAAGTGCTCGTCTTCTCCAAAAAGATTTGGGACACGCTCACGCCGCAGGAGCAAGCCGCCATCCGCAAGGCTGCCGCCGACTCCGTGCCGTACTACGTCAAGCTGTGGACCGCTCGCGAGCAGGCCGCCACGGCAACCGTGACCAAGGGCAACGCCACCATCGTGCCGGCTTCGCAGGTAGACCGTGCCGCCTTCGTCAAGGCCATGCAGCCCCTCTGGACGAAGTACGAAACCACGCCGCAGATGAAGGACATCGTCAACGCGATCGTGGCGACCAAGTAA
- a CDS encoding TRAP transporter large permease has translation MDLAILSVSFLAFLMLGVPVSFALGLSCVLTYLHEGLPAATAMQSMISGMNAFSFLAVPFFILSGELMLHGGIADRILRFAQSLVGHFRGGLGMANVVACTLFGGVSGSPTADTSAMGGVVIPLMKREGYSAAYAVNVTTHASLAGALMPTSTNMIIYAFAAQGIVGSLNGQQVSGVSIGDLLFSGLLPVLWVMGFVLIAAYWQAKRYGFPRRADGSTELPPFPGWLAVARAFVGAVPGLMVIALILVCVAMGIATATEAAAIAVAYSLCLTVLVYRSMTWTKFRRALAHAAKTTGVVLLLIAVSNMLRFQMAYLEIPDAIEQMLTQTSAAPWLMLLYINILQVFLGTFVDMAAHILITTPLFLPMAMHCGVGPVQFGIMLLLNCSLGLVHPPIGSVQFVGCAIGEVSIGETTKIAWPYYLAIFTAINVVTYMPFFSTWLPSVINGHPVF, from the coding sequence ATGGACCTCGCCATTCTCTCCGTCAGTTTTCTGGCGTTTCTCATGCTGGGCGTACCGGTGTCGTTCGCGCTCGGCCTGTCATGCGTGCTGACGTATCTGCACGAAGGTCTGCCGGCGGCCACCGCCATGCAGTCGATGATCTCCGGCATGAACGCATTCTCGTTCCTGGCCGTGCCGTTCTTCATCCTGTCGGGCGAGCTGATGCTGCACGGCGGCATTGCAGACCGCATCCTGCGCTTCGCGCAATCGCTGGTGGGGCACTTCCGCGGTGGCCTGGGCATGGCAAACGTGGTGGCCTGCACGCTGTTCGGCGGCGTCTCGGGCTCGCCCACCGCAGACACGTCCGCCATGGGCGGCGTGGTGATTCCGCTGATGAAGCGCGAAGGTTACAGCGCAGCCTACGCCGTGAACGTGACCACGCATGCCTCGCTGGCCGGCGCGCTCATGCCGACCTCCACCAACATGATCATCTACGCCTTTGCGGCGCAGGGCATCGTGGGCTCGCTCAACGGCCAGCAGGTAAGCGGCGTGTCGATTGGCGACCTGCTGTTCTCGGGGCTGCTGCCGGTGCTGTGGGTCATGGGCTTCGTGCTGATTGCCGCCTACTGGCAAGCGAAGCGCTACGGATTCCCGCGCCGTGCCGACGGCTCGACCGAGCTGCCGCCCTTTCCCGGCTGGCTTGCCGTTGCACGCGCCTTTGTGGGCGCGGTACCGGGCCTGATGGTGATCGCGCTGATCCTGGTGTGCGTGGCCATGGGTATTGCCACCGCCACCGAAGCCGCCGCCATCGCGGTTGCGTATTCCCTGTGCCTCACGGTGCTGGTCTATCGCTCCATGACGTGGACCAAGTTCCGCCGCGCCCTGGCCCATGCCGCCAAGACCACGGGCGTGGTGCTGTTGCTGATTGCCGTATCGAACATGCTGCGCTTTCAGATGGCCTACCTCGAGATCCCGGACGCCATCGAGCAGATGCTCACGCAGACCAGCGCCGCACCGTGGCTGATGCTGCTCTACATCAATATCCTGCAGGTGTTCCTGGGCACGTTCGTCGACATGGCGGCGCACATCCTGATCACCACGCCCCTGTTCCTGCCCATGGCCATGCATTGCGGCGTCGGCCCGGTGCAGTTCGGGATCATGCTCCTGCTCAACTGCTCGCTGGGGCTGGTGCATCCGCCCATCGGCTCGGTGCAGTTTGTCGGCTGCGCCATCGGTGAGGTCTCGATCGGCGAGACCACCAAGATCGCGTGGCCCTACTACCTCGCCATCTTCACCGCCATCAACGTGGTGACCTACATGCCGTTCTTCTCGACCTGGCTGCCGAGCGTGATCAACGGACACCCGGTGTTCTGA
- a CDS encoding TRAP transporter small permease, with protein MQSMSLLKRINDAFALVLTLVAALCLATLTVLVFYGVVMRYVFNNAPDFVEPIALLMVVAIAMFGAALKVREGGHIGLDSFVERLPAGGKRAAHLLQKLCLIAFAVVIFIGCFDMAETTFGDRIPILGLPEAVRYWIPIVASVAIALFALERLIGLFAQDAR; from the coding sequence ATGCAATCGATGTCTTTACTCAAACGCATCAACGATGCGTTTGCGCTCGTGCTCACGCTCGTGGCGGCGCTATGCCTGGCCACGCTGACCGTGCTCGTCTTCTACGGCGTGGTGATGCGCTACGTCTTCAACAACGCGCCGGATTTTGTTGAACCCATCGCCCTGCTCATGGTGGTGGCCATCGCCATGTTCGGGGCCGCGCTCAAGGTGCGCGAAGGCGGCCATATCGGCCTGGACTCCTTTGTTGAACGACTTCCCGCAGGCGGCAAGCGCGCCGCGCACTTGCTGCAGAAGCTGTGCCTGATCGCCTTTGCCGTGGTGATCTTCATCGGCTGCTTCGACATGGCCGAAACCACGTTCGGAGACCGCATCCCCATCCTCGGGCTGCCGGAAGCGGTTCGTTATTGGATTCCCATCGTGGCGAGTGTCGCCATCGCCCTGTTCGCCCTCGAACGCCTGATCGGGCTGTTCGCGCAAGACGCACGTTAA
- a CDS encoding glycoside hydrolase family 28 protein, producing MTAPFHHRRRPAFNARTPDNPSRRAFLSYGGAVVGGALVSACGGGSDNAAAPVATTPTAPVQADPIWGPSGLATTIISSLKSVAQSAFPAVDFQVEAYGAQPCSVVAQTSPYTDPTKSPVSSGAGATQAPGAFDSRPAFLAAIAACSAAGGGRVVVPSGTWYCAGPIVLQSNVNFHLSANCTIYFSANPADYAKDGPIDCGTNGKLYYSRWQADDCLNFGSPIYARNASNIALTGEGATSVLNGQAMTPFAGTGNTSTCWWTFKGTNGAYGCASPSTPSQAYSNPNNVDLQTAAPGIPSALYAQLTNPATPWQQDQNYLPALSEAGVPVEKRIFGLGHYLRPCMVEFIGCTNVLMENYRTVNTPFWQHHPVHCTNVVIRGVTVDSIGPNNDGFDPDACSNVLCENVTFNTGDDCIAIKSGKNLDTGYGPAQDHVIQNCTMNSGHGGITLGSEMGGGVQNIYARNLAMLNQFWATNSLNIAIRIKTNMNRGGFVKNFYVTNVSLPNGVNLTGAGYGSKMLAGSPINGTVPLGVVTTNAANPSASQGGIITFDCDYQPAADAIRTRPALVQNVNISNVTAGNVTTGGLTGSCFQAIVAQGPVAFDYNGPLPVPAIPPITGVTIANCNFGTPTAAGPASATTPGPLYAYNVHDITLQNVVIAGQTFNTTVTDAR from the coding sequence ATGACAGCGCCCTTCCATCACCGGCGGCGGCCGGCCTTCAATGCCCGCACCCCGGACAATCCATCCCGGCGCGCCTTTCTGAGCTACGGCGGTGCCGTGGTCGGCGGGGCGCTCGTGAGCGCCTGTGGCGGCGGTTCCGACAACGCCGCGGCACCGGTTGCCACCACGCCCACGGCCCCCGTGCAGGCAGATCCGATCTGGGGCCCGAGCGGGCTGGCCACCACCATCATTTCTTCGCTGAAGAGCGTGGCGCAGAGTGCATTCCCGGCCGTGGATTTCCAGGTCGAGGCGTATGGCGCGCAGCCCTGCAGCGTTGTCGCGCAGACGAGCCCCTACACCGATCCGACCAAGTCGCCCGTCAGTTCAGGCGCCGGCGCAACGCAGGCACCCGGTGCATTCGATTCGCGCCCCGCGTTTCTGGCAGCCATTGCAGCTTGCAGCGCAGCAGGCGGCGGGCGCGTGGTGGTGCCTTCGGGCACGTGGTATTGCGCCGGGCCAATCGTCCTGCAGAGCAACGTCAACTTTCACCTCAGCGCCAACTGCACGATTTACTTCAGCGCCAATCCGGCCGATTACGCCAAGGATGGCCCCATCGACTGCGGCACCAACGGCAAGCTTTATTACAGCCGCTGGCAAGCCGACGATTGCCTGAATTTCGGCTCGCCCATCTACGCACGCAACGCTAGCAACATCGCATTGACGGGCGAAGGCGCGACTTCGGTGCTCAACGGCCAAGCCATGACGCCGTTTGCCGGAACGGGCAACACCAGCACGTGCTGGTGGACCTTCAAAGGCACCAACGGCGCCTATGGTTGCGCAAGCCCGAGCACGCCGTCGCAGGCTTACAGCAACCCGAACAACGTCGACTTGCAGACCGCTGCGCCCGGCATTCCGAGCGCGCTGTACGCACAGCTCACCAATCCTGCGACGCCGTGGCAGCAAGACCAGAACTATCTGCCGGCGCTGTCCGAAGCCGGCGTTCCGGTCGAGAAGCGCATCTTCGGGCTCGGGCATTACCTGCGCCCCTGCATGGTGGAGTTCATTGGCTGCACCAACGTGCTGATGGAAAACTACCGCACGGTCAACACGCCCTTCTGGCAACACCATCCGGTGCACTGCACGAACGTGGTGATCCGTGGCGTGACGGTCGACAGCATCGGCCCGAACAACGACGGCTTCGATCCCGACGCCTGCAGCAACGTGCTGTGTGAAAACGTCACGTTCAACACGGGCGACGACTGCATCGCCATCAAGTCGGGCAAGAATCTCGACACCGGCTACGGCCCGGCGCAAGACCACGTCATCCAGAACTGCACGATGAACAGCGGCCACGGCGGCATCACGCTGGGCAGCGAGATGGGCGGCGGCGTGCAGAACATCTATGCGCGCAATCTGGCGATGCTCAATCAGTTCTGGGCAACAAACTCGCTGAACATCGCCATCCGCATCAAGACCAACATGAACCGCGGCGGGTTCGTGAAGAACTTCTATGTGACCAACGTCAGCCTGCCCAACGGCGTCAATCTCACAGGCGCCGGCTACGGCAGCAAGATGCTCGCAGGCAGCCCGATCAACGGCACGGTGCCCCTGGGCGTGGTGACGACCAACGCGGCAAACCCGTCGGCATCCCAAGGCGGGATCATCACGTTCGACTGCGATTACCAGCCCGCTGCCGACGCCATCCGCACGCGGCCGGCCCTGGTGCAGAACGTGAACATCTCCAACGTGACCGCCGGCAATGTCACCACCGGCGGCCTGACGGGCTCGTGCTTCCAGGCCATCGTTGCGCAGGGCCCGGTGGCGTTCGACTACAACGGCCCGCTGCCCGTGCCCGCCATTCCGCCAATCACCGGCGTGACGATCGCGAACTGCAACTTCGGCACACCCACCGCAGCAGGCCCGGCAAGCGCCACCACGCCGGGGCCGCTCTACGCCTACAACGTGCACGACATCACCCTGCAGAACGTGGTGATCGCAGGACAGACCTTCAACACCACCGTGACCGACGCCCGCTGA
- a CDS encoding NAD(P)/FAD-dependent oxidoreductase encodes MNILQFPAKRIAVVGSGISGLAAAHFLAKRHAMTLFEAAPRLGGHTNTVDIEEGGQVFGVDTGFLVFNARTYPNLIALFDELGVAHCESDMSFSVSVDGGALEWAGTSLSTVFAQPRNLVSARFLSMLSDILRFNRQAHANLAAARAERQSLGALLAAGRYGEPFCAHYLLPMAAAIWSTPSRDILSFPAETFLRFCLNHGLLQVFNRPRWRTVKGGARSYVRAIASRLADVRVGTPVRGIRRAETYVDIRTDSGSERYDAVVLATHAPQTLRLLDDATDDERAVLGVFRYQPNTAFLHRDTRLLPRRRRVWSAWNYLDAPHAGTTAGAPCVSYLLNQLQPLPVSTPVVVTLNPSAPPAPELEYQRFEYEHPVFDQPAIDAQARLPALQGRSRTWFAGAWTGYGFHEDGLKSALRVVADFGCAPAWAKVAP; translated from the coding sequence TTGAACATTCTTCAGTTTCCTGCAAAGCGCATCGCCGTGGTCGGCTCCGGCATATCGGGGCTGGCGGCCGCGCATTTTCTTGCGAAGCGGCACGCCATGACGCTGTTCGAGGCGGCCCCCCGGCTGGGCGGACATACGAATACCGTCGACATCGAGGAGGGCGGCCAGGTGTTCGGCGTGGACACCGGCTTTCTCGTGTTCAACGCGCGCACGTATCCGAACCTGATTGCGCTGTTTGACGAGCTTGGCGTGGCGCATTGCGAGAGCGACATGTCGTTCAGCGTGTCGGTTGACGGTGGGGCCCTGGAGTGGGCCGGCACCAGCCTCAGCACGGTCTTTGCGCAGCCGCGCAATCTCGTGTCGGCGAGGTTCCTGTCGATGCTGAGCGACATTCTTCGCTTTAACCGCCAGGCGCACGCCAACCTGGCTGCGGCGCGCGCCGAACGCCAAAGCCTGGGCGCGCTGCTGGCGGCTGGCCGCTATGGTGAGCCGTTCTGTGCGCACTATCTGCTGCCGATGGCCGCCGCAATCTGGTCCACGCCCAGCCGCGACATCCTGTCGTTCCCCGCCGAAACGTTCCTGCGGTTTTGCTTGAACCATGGTTTGCTACAGGTCTTCAACCGCCCCCGTTGGCGCACCGTCAAGGGTGGCGCGCGGAGCTACGTGCGCGCCATTGCGAGCCGGCTGGCCGATGTGCGTGTCGGCACGCCGGTGCGAGGCATCCGCCGGGCAGAGACCTATGTCGATATCCGCACGGATTCGGGAAGCGAGCGATACGACGCCGTGGTGCTGGCCACGCACGCCCCGCAGACCCTGCGTCTGCTCGACGACGCCACGGACGACGAGCGCGCCGTGCTGGGCGTATTCCGCTATCAGCCCAATACGGCATTCCTGCACCGCGATACACGCCTGTTGCCGCGTCGGCGACGCGTGTGGTCGGCGTGGAACTATCTGGATGCGCCGCATGCCGGCACGACAGCGGGCGCACCGTGCGTCAGCTACCTGCTGAACCAGTTGCAACCGCTGCCGGTGTCGACGCCCGTGGTGGTCACGCTCAACCCGTCAGCGCCACCCGCGCCCGAGCTGGAGTATCAGCGGTTCGAGTACGAGCATCCGGTGTTCGATCAACCGGCCATCGACGCGCAGGCTCGCCTGCCGGCATTGCAAGGTCGCAGTCGCACCTGGTTTGCGGGTGCCTGGACCGGCTACGGCTTCCATGAGGACGGGCTGAAGTCTGCACTGCGCGTGGTGGCGGATTTTGGCTGCGCTCCGGCCTGGGCAAAGGTGGCGCCATGA